A single window of Chitinophaga sp. XS-30 DNA harbors:
- a CDS encoding outer membrane beta-barrel family protein: protein MRKIVILLLGWIMGISIHIKAQQGEAQAELLGKLLDDRTGKPVEYASVALLNPDSVVLTGMLSKPNGDFDFRQLKPGNYILKIYFIGYETYFQAVSVKRSTDVGNIRLKTSATALETVEVVGEKPAFTMEIDKRVFNVDKNLASIGGTATDVLRQVPSVNVDIDGNVSVRNGSPTIFIDGRPSTLTLDQIPADAIASVEVVTNPSAKYDAEGMSGILNIVLKKNRKTGVNGLVNAGISTTRSSNAGVDLSVREGKINLFMNYNLRDRRSPMTSNMFRKNLSDDTTTYMDQYQDGEFGRKFQSGRIGFDWFIDNRNTVTLSQGITAGDFNNLNAQTIYELDEHQNRVRYAEGRNDSKRQFRNYSTQVGYKRTFSKEGRELTADFTYNRANSENRDDYNLQYFDMQHQPISSPIQPELRYANGNGNTSYYTGQIDFVNPLTEKSKIEAGLRTNSRTFNNVLSTYGRDFDSGAFLYDSALSNDYHYTEQINAAYLSYTGAFGNFGFQTGLRAEQSFYSGELRNVKDANYKIDYPISLFPSIFLTQKFKGDHELQLNYSRRIRRPWFRDLLPNIEYNANSASRGNPTLQPEFTNSFELSYLKDFERKHSVLASIYYRNTPNAITDFFVDTVLNLDGQERNVVLRYPINASVRNSYGLEVTMRNQLTKNWDVTTNVNFAQTKIDAEDLSNAGFVWFGKINSNTKLPWNLTLQVTGEYESKRIEPQGEDAPEYQIDVAIKKDFFEKKNFSVSLGLNDIFNWDRDLSYTRTTFSESERYRKRVSRELRLNVSWRFGKMDTNIFKRKRGGDSGGEGEMGGDGF, encoded by the coding sequence ATGAGGAAAATTGTCATTTTGCTGCTGGGATGGATCATGGGAATCAGTATCCACATCAAGGCACAACAAGGAGAGGCCCAGGCTGAATTGTTAGGGAAATTATTGGACGACCGGACGGGGAAACCTGTAGAATATGCATCTGTTGCTTTACTGAATCCGGACTCGGTGGTTTTGACGGGAATGCTGTCCAAACCCAACGGGGATTTCGATTTTCGCCAACTTAAACCGGGTAACTACATCCTGAAAATATATTTCATCGGCTATGAAACGTATTTCCAGGCAGTGTCTGTAAAACGCTCCACAGATGTGGGCAATATCAGACTGAAAACCTCGGCTACCGCGCTTGAAACGGTAGAGGTGGTAGGAGAAAAGCCGGCCTTTACCATGGAGATCGATAAGCGGGTGTTCAATGTGGACAAGAACCTCGCAAGTATCGGGGGAACGGCTACCGACGTTTTGCGCCAGGTGCCGTCCGTTAATGTGGATATCGACGGGAATGTTTCCGTGCGGAACGGCAGTCCCACTATTTTTATCGATGGCCGCCCAAGCACACTTACGCTGGACCAGATACCTGCGGACGCTATTGCTTCCGTGGAGGTGGTGACCAACCCGTCTGCGAAATATGATGCAGAAGGGATGAGCGGTATCCTGAACATTGTGCTGAAGAAGAATCGCAAAACAGGCGTCAACGGCCTCGTCAATGCCGGTATTTCCACCACCAGGAGCTCCAATGCAGGAGTAGACCTCAGTGTCCGCGAAGGCAAGATCAATCTTTTCATGAATTATAATCTCCGCGACCGGAGATCGCCCATGACATCCAATATGTTCCGTAAGAACCTGTCTGACGACACCACCACTTATATGGACCAGTACCAGGATGGTGAGTTTGGCCGCAAGTTCCAGTCCGGGCGCATCGGGTTCGACTGGTTTATCGATAACCGGAATACCGTTACGCTGTCGCAGGGGATCACCGCCGGAGACTTTAATAACCTTAACGCACAAACGATCTACGAACTGGACGAGCATCAGAACCGTGTAAGATACGCCGAGGGGCGGAACGATAGCAAACGCCAGTTCCGCAACTACAGCACGCAGGTGGGGTATAAGCGCACGTTTTCAAAAGAAGGGCGGGAACTGACGGCCGACTTTACCTATAACCGCGCCAATAGCGAGAACCGGGATGATTATAATCTGCAATACTTCGATATGCAGCACCAGCCGATCAGCTCGCCGATACAGCCCGAGCTGCGCTATGCTAACGGGAACGGTAATACGTCATACTACACCGGCCAGATCGATTTCGTTAACCCGCTTACCGAAAAATCCAAGATAGAAGCCGGCCTGCGGACGAACTCCCGCACCTTCAATAATGTGCTCAGTACTTATGGCCGGGATTTCGACAGCGGGGCTTTTTTGTATGATTCGGCATTGTCTAACGACTACCACTATACGGAGCAGATCAACGCAGCATACCTCAGTTATACCGGGGCGTTCGGGAACTTTGGTTTCCAGACCGGTTTGCGTGCGGAGCAGTCATTCTACAGTGGTGAACTGCGTAATGTGAAAGACGCCAATTACAAGATAGATTATCCGATCAGCCTGTTCCCCAGCATCTTTCTGACCCAGAAATTCAAAGGCGATCATGAGCTGCAGCTGAATTACAGCCGCCGTATCCGCCGCCCCTGGTTCCGGGACCTGCTGCCGAACATCGAATACAATGCGAATTCAGCCAGTCGCGGTAACCCTACGCTGCAGCCCGAGTTCACCAATTCCTTTGAATTGTCTTATCTGAAGGACTTCGAACGCAAGCACAGTGTACTGGCATCCATTTATTACCGTAACACACCTAATGCCATTACTGACTTTTTTGTAGATACGGTATTGAATCTCGATGGTCAGGAACGTAATGTGGTATTGAGATACCCGATCAATGCATCCGTTCGTAATTCCTATGGTCTGGAAGTGACCATGCGGAACCAGCTGACGAAGAACTGGGATGTAACCACGAACGTGAATTTCGCGCAAACGAAGATCGATGCGGAAGACCTGAGCAATGCGGGTTTTGTATGGTTCGGCAAGATCAACAGCAATACGAAGCTGCCGTGGAACCTCACGCTGCAGGTAACCGGAGAATATGAGTCAAAGCGTATTGAGCCGCAGGGAGAGGATGCACCGGAATACCAGATCGATGTTGCTATCAAGAAGGATTTCTTTGAAAAAAAGAACTTTTCCGTGTCGCTGGGGCTGAATGATATCTTTAACTGGGACCGGGACCTGAGTTATACGCGTACTACGTTTTCAGAATCCGAGCGTTACCGGAAGCGTGTTTCGCGGGAGTTGCGGCTGAATGTGAGCTGGAGGTTCGGGAAGATGGATACGAATATATTCAAGCGGAAGCGAGGTGGGGATAGTGGAGGAGAAGGAGAGATGGGGGGAGATGGGTTTTAG
- a CDS encoding efflux RND transporter periplasmic adaptor subunit, translating to MKTNFFHIPMLLLALPVLISACGSGSAASKIPAQAAIPVKLLPLNTGAAQAAIPVSGTFTTDDEVLLSFKTGGIIQRILVKEGDAIRQGQTVAVLNPVEIDAQVQQAQLAFEKAQRDHQRATNLYNDSVATLEQLQNARTAKEIAHQQLRTAQFNRNHSVITAPRNGYVLRKLAAEGQLVQPGTPVLQTNGAGAGNWMLRASVSNTEWAAIRLQDTASVEVESAPGRTFSGRVSRRSEGTDPATGAFTIDIKLDGTKPANIAYGLFGKAVINSRNTSAAGTWRIPYDALLDGDSGSGYVFVTNDGKTARKVKVTVAGMEKDKVIISQGLEDAGRLIISGSAYLTDGSSIRVMPDSSIPSTGKQQAPLHP from the coding sequence ATGAAAACGAACTTCTTCCACATTCCCATGCTGCTCCTGGCCCTGCCCGTGCTGATCAGCGCCTGCGGCTCCGGTTCCGCCGCATCGAAAATACCGGCACAGGCCGCAATCCCCGTAAAACTCCTGCCGCTGAACACCGGCGCAGCACAGGCCGCAATCCCGGTATCAGGCACTTTTACAACAGATGATGAAGTGCTGCTGTCCTTCAAAACCGGCGGCATCATCCAGCGCATCCTGGTCAAGGAAGGCGATGCCATCAGGCAGGGACAGACCGTGGCCGTCCTCAATCCTGTTGAGATAGATGCCCAGGTGCAGCAGGCACAACTGGCCTTTGAAAAAGCGCAGCGGGACCATCAGCGCGCAACCAATCTGTATAACGACAGCGTAGCCACGCTGGAACAGTTGCAAAACGCCCGGACCGCCAAAGAAATCGCCCATCAGCAGTTGCGCACCGCGCAATTTAACCGCAACCATAGCGTCATCACTGCTCCCCGGAATGGCTACGTGCTAAGAAAACTTGCCGCGGAAGGGCAACTGGTACAACCGGGCACACCGGTACTCCAAACCAATGGCGCCGGAGCCGGCAACTGGATGTTGCGCGCCAGTGTAAGCAACACGGAATGGGCCGCCATCCGGTTGCAGGATACGGCATCGGTGGAAGTGGAATCTGCACCCGGACGAACCTTCAGCGGCAGGGTCTCCCGGCGGTCCGAAGGAACAGACCCGGCCACCGGCGCTTTTACCATCGATATCAAACTGGATGGTACAAAACCCGCCAACATAGCCTACGGCTTGTTCGGCAAAGCGGTGATAAACTCCCGCAATACTTCCGCCGCAGGAACATGGCGGATCCCTTATGATGCCCTGCTGGATGGTGACAGCGGATCGGGCTACGTATTCGTCACCAATGACGGTAAAACGGCGCGGAAAGTAAAAGTAACTGTAGCGGGAATGGAGAAAGATAAAGTCATCATCAGCCAGGGCCTCGAAGATGCCGGCCGGCTGATCATCTCCGGAAGCGCCTATCTGACGGATGGCAGCAGCATCCGCGTGATGCCAGACAGCAGCATTCCTTCAACCGGTAAACAACAAGCACCACTCCATCCCTAA
- a CDS encoding TetR/AcrR family transcriptional regulator, with product MGISDRKEREKQEMKRLIIDASMRMFLEEGYEKTSIRNIADKIEYSPGTIYLYYKDKDELLHEVQKEAFDRLHQNLLEKAPSKSPWKRLEQITTAYLEFGHAQPDLYDLMFIIRAPMNKAEESGWKNGKACFSYLLDCVQECIDKKLLRFSDPGIAALSIWSMCHGLVSLNVRCRMKVMEQDEAAVIKMIALAVQEYLRFIKA from the coding sequence ATGGGCATTTCTGACAGAAAGGAAAGAGAGAAACAGGAAATGAAGCGCCTGATCATTGACGCTTCCATGCGCATGTTCCTCGAAGAGGGATATGAGAAGACCTCCATCCGCAATATCGCGGACAAGATCGAGTACAGTCCGGGTACGATATACCTGTATTATAAAGATAAAGACGAGCTCCTGCACGAAGTGCAAAAGGAAGCATTCGACAGGCTGCACCAGAATTTGCTGGAAAAAGCGCCCAGCAAAAGCCCCTGGAAACGCCTGGAACAGATCACTACGGCCTATCTCGAATTCGGGCATGCGCAACCGGACCTGTACGACCTCATGTTCATCATCCGGGCGCCGATGAATAAAGCGGAAGAAAGCGGCTGGAAGAACGGGAAAGCCTGCTTCAGCTACCTGCTGGACTGTGTGCAGGAATGCATCGATAAAAAACTCCTCCGCTTCTCCGATCCGGGCATCGCAGCTCTCTCCATCTGGTCCATGTGCCATGGCCTGGTATCACTGAACGTACGGTGCCGGATGAAAGTAATGGAACAGGATGAAGCGGCTGTCATCAAAATGATAGCACTGGCTGTGCAGGAATACCTGCGGTTCATCAAAGCATAA
- a CDS encoding efflux RND transporter permease subunit, which produces MKISAYAVKNYQFTLVIFIMIIALGITTILNMPRSEDPEMHAPTYTVIAVYPGTSPKDMEELIVDPLEKEIFGLENILRIRTQISDGLATMRVDYTYSSDVDEKYQELVSVVNNKRRDLPADNISIDIQKFQPSDVNIMQIALISENAPRDLLKFHAEKLQEKLERLAPLKKVDIYGLPEQQVRAELNLEKMAQMNLPVNNVISSLQNETLSIPGGSIDAGNRTFNIKTSGNFHSLQEIANTIVYTGNGRNVYLKDIAKVYYGYADETYLTRLNGFRCVFVAAAQKEGENISKTQQLYKPVIDEFKRTLPANIDMVQHFDQAENVNRRLGSLGIDFIIAIMLVAITLLPLGFRQAVIVMISIPLSLAIGIILLQFFGYNLNQLSIVGLVVALGLLVDDSIVVVENIERWMLQGYSATEATLKATKQIGMAVVGCTVTLIIAFMPLVFMPEGSGDFIRSLPLAVIFCVLASMVVSLTIIPFLTSKILKPHTGHPDGNIFMRGLKKLISGSYARLLDKALQRPVLTIVSTVIIFGAAMYIFQLIGFSLFPPSEKPQFLINITTPPQSSIAYTNSVAKDIEKALQQENAVKYFATNVGKGNPRIYYNVVQENEHSDFAQIFVQLDEHTSPTGKLALIEKLRSAWTPYPGAKVEVKNFEQGPPVVAPVEVRLFGDDLDTLRRLAGQVDLLLRQTPGTIYVDNPVDLLKSDIRVDIMPEKAQQLGVPFVQIDRTVRLAVAGLSLGRYTDHNTNDYTILLTREHDGRPTLDAFNNLYVNSLQGKAIPLSQVATLKMETSPVNINHQEKRRVVSVKAFLQQGFLANRVIDDVVADMNSMQLPAGYSYEMGGEVESRQQSFGGFLNVIIVTAFLFIAVLILEFRTFKSTLIILSVIPLGIVGAATALWITGNSLSFVAIIGLIALAGIEVKNTILLVDFTNQLREQGKSLDEAIREAGEVRFLPIVLTSLTAIGGLIPIAISDNPLIAPLAIVLIGGLISSTLLSRVVTPVVYKLIPPKVQVY; this is translated from the coding sequence ATGAAAATTTCAGCATACGCCGTAAAGAACTACCAGTTCACCCTGGTGATCTTTATCATGATCATTGCACTGGGCATCACCACCATCCTCAATATGCCCCGCTCGGAAGACCCGGAAATGCATGCGCCCACCTATACGGTGATCGCGGTCTATCCCGGCACCAGCCCGAAAGATATGGAAGAGCTCATTGTAGACCCGCTCGAAAAAGAGATCTTCGGCCTGGAAAATATCCTGCGCATCCGCACCCAGATCAGCGACGGACTGGCCACCATGCGGGTGGACTATACCTACAGCAGCGATGTGGACGAAAAATACCAGGAACTGGTGAGCGTTGTCAACAACAAACGGCGCGACCTCCCCGCAGATAACATCAGCATCGATATACAAAAATTCCAGCCTTCGGATGTGAATATCATGCAGATCGCACTGATATCAGAAAACGCTCCCCGGGACCTGCTGAAATTCCATGCGGAAAAGCTCCAGGAAAAACTGGAAAGGCTTGCCCCGCTGAAAAAAGTGGACATCTACGGCCTGCCGGAACAACAGGTCCGCGCCGAACTGAACCTGGAAAAAATGGCGCAGATGAACCTGCCGGTCAATAATGTGATCAGCAGCCTGCAGAATGAAACCCTCAGCATCCCCGGCGGCAGCATCGATGCGGGGAACAGGACCTTCAACATCAAGACCAGCGGCAACTTCCATTCCCTGCAGGAGATCGCCAACACCATCGTGTACACCGGCAACGGCCGCAACGTGTACCTGAAAGATATTGCAAAAGTGTACTACGGCTACGCCGATGAAACCTATCTGACACGGCTGAACGGCTTCCGCTGCGTATTCGTGGCCGCCGCGCAGAAAGAAGGGGAAAACATCAGCAAAACACAACAGCTATACAAACCCGTTATCGATGAATTCAAACGCACATTGCCCGCAAATATCGACATGGTGCAGCATTTCGATCAGGCGGAAAATGTGAACAGGCGGCTGGGCAGCCTGGGGATCGACTTTATCATCGCCATCATGCTGGTAGCGATCACCCTGCTGCCGCTGGGGTTCCGGCAGGCCGTGATCGTTATGATCTCCATTCCGCTATCGCTTGCCATCGGTATCATTTTATTGCAATTCTTCGGCTATAATCTCAACCAGCTGAGTATTGTAGGACTGGTTGTGGCACTGGGCCTGCTGGTGGATGACAGCATTGTGGTGGTGGAAAATATCGAACGCTGGATGCTGCAGGGGTATAGCGCCACGGAGGCCACGCTGAAAGCCACGAAGCAGATCGGGATGGCCGTAGTGGGATGCACCGTTACCCTGATCATCGCGTTCATGCCGCTGGTCTTCATGCCCGAAGGCTCCGGGGACTTTATCCGCAGCCTGCCATTGGCCGTGATCTTCTGCGTACTGGCGTCCATGGTGGTATCACTCACCATCATCCCCTTCCTTACCAGCAAAATACTGAAACCGCATACCGGGCATCCGGATGGCAACATCTTCATGCGCGGCCTTAAAAAGCTCATCAGCGGGAGTTATGCACGGCTGCTGGACAAGGCCCTGCAAAGGCCCGTGCTCACCATTGTGTCCACAGTCATCATCTTCGGCGCGGCCATGTATATATTTCAGCTCATCGGCTTCAGTCTCTTCCCGCCTTCCGAAAAACCGCAGTTCCTGATCAATATCACTACTCCGCCCCAATCCAGCATCGCCTATACCAACAGCGTGGCGAAGGATATAGAAAAGGCCCTGCAGCAGGAAAACGCCGTAAAATACTTTGCCACCAATGTAGGTAAGGGCAATCCCCGCATCTATTACAATGTTGTGCAGGAAAACGAGCATAGCGATTTTGCACAGATCTTCGTACAGCTGGACGAACACACCAGTCCAACCGGCAAACTGGCGTTAATAGAAAAACTCCGCAGCGCCTGGACGCCCTACCCCGGCGCCAAAGTGGAGGTCAAGAATTTCGAGCAGGGACCGCCGGTGGTAGCACCGGTGGAAGTACGGCTTTTCGGGGACGATCTGGATACCCTGCGGCGGCTGGCCGGGCAGGTGGACCTGCTGCTCCGGCAAACGCCCGGCACCATCTACGTGGATAACCCGGTAGATCTCCTCAAAAGCGATATACGTGTGGATATTATGCCCGAAAAAGCGCAACAGCTGGGCGTTCCCTTCGTTCAGATAGACCGTACGGTACGCCTGGCCGTAGCGGGACTGTCGCTGGGCAGATACACCGATCATAACACGAACGACTACACTATACTACTGACCCGGGAGCATGATGGCAGGCCTACGCTCGATGCTTTCAACAATCTGTATGTGAACAGCCTGCAGGGCAAGGCCATCCCATTGTCACAGGTGGCTACGCTGAAAATGGAGACCTCGCCGGTGAACATCAATCACCAGGAAAAAAGAAGGGTCGTGTCCGTGAAAGCATTCTTGCAGCAGGGGTTCCTGGCCAACCGGGTAATTGATGATGTAGTGGCGGACATGAACAGCATGCAGCTGCCTGCGGGGTACAGCTATGAAATGGGCGGGGAGGTGGAATCCCGGCAGCAATCCTTCGGTGGTTTTCTTAATGTCATCATTGTTACGGCATTCCTGTTCATAGCTGTACTGATCCTGGAATTCCGGACCTTCAAAAGCACGCTGATCATTCTTTCCGTTATCCCCCTTGGGATCGTGGGCGCAGCCACCGCATTGTGGATCACCGGCAATTCGCTTTCCTTCGTGGCGATCATCGGCCTGATCGCGCTGGCCGGCATTGAAGTGAAGAATACGATCCTGCTGGTGGATTTCACCAACCAGCTGCGGGAACAGGGTAAAAGTCTGGATGAAGCGATACGCGAAGCCGGGGAAGTACGTTTTCTACCAATCGTGCTGACCTCGCTTACCGCCATCGGCGGGTTAATACCGATCGCTATTTCAGATAATCCGCTGATAGCGCCGCTGGCAATCGTACTGATCGGCGGGCTGATCAGCTCTACGCTTTTGTCAAGAGTGGTTACACCGGTGGTTTACAAACTTATTCCACCAAAAGTGCAGGTGTACTGA
- a CDS encoding TolC family protein codes for MFTNITLYSQAQPSQLDGYIQEAFARNQAIRRQHFQLDKSMYALKEARAFFLPQAGFAASYTKAGGGRTIDIPIGDLMNPVYSTLNELTNSHQFPQLDNQAIQLTPDNFYDARLRTSLPLINTEIWYAKKIRQEDITRQQAVLNVYKRQLVKDVKTAYYQYYQASQAVEIYIAALELVQENIRVNNSMLKNGIRNSTSLTRAQAEAERTDALLTQARNGQKNAKAWFNFLLNRPAEDSIQTDNLAIGDPQMVTPTDIRYREELVQLEKTRNMAMLQQKMQHAAFVPKVNTFLDLGSQGFNFAFNNNTRYYIWGLNLQWDLFTGGQRRYRTLQAAADVSMAQTAYDEHMQAMMLELTRAVNDHHTARAAFSSARTQLQLSEKYYRDQLKVYKEGQLLYIELLDAQNQLTNARLQLAQAYAAAQVSAAEVERAQAGYPLANTR; via the coding sequence GTGTTTACAAACATCACCCTGTATAGTCAGGCGCAGCCTTCGCAGCTGGATGGGTATATACAGGAGGCCTTCGCCCGAAACCAGGCCATCCGGCGCCAGCACTTCCAGTTGGACAAAAGCATGTATGCCCTGAAAGAAGCCAGGGCCTTTTTTCTGCCGCAGGCCGGTTTTGCGGCCAGCTACACCAAGGCCGGCGGCGGCAGAACAATTGACATTCCGATAGGCGACCTGATGAACCCGGTATATTCCACGCTGAACGAGTTGACCAACAGCCATCAGTTCCCGCAGCTGGATAACCAGGCCATCCAGCTTACGCCGGACAATTTTTATGATGCGAGACTGCGCACTTCCCTCCCGCTGATCAATACCGAAATATGGTACGCCAAAAAGATCCGGCAGGAAGATATCACCCGGCAGCAAGCCGTTCTCAATGTGTACAAACGCCAGCTGGTAAAAGATGTTAAAACAGCCTACTACCAGTACTATCAGGCGTCGCAGGCCGTGGAGATCTATATCGCCGCCCTTGAACTGGTGCAGGAGAATATCCGGGTCAACAACAGCATGCTGAAGAACGGCATCCGCAACAGTACTTCCCTTACCCGTGCCCAGGCGGAAGCCGAGCGTACGGATGCCTTGCTGACACAGGCCAGGAACGGACAGAAAAACGCAAAGGCATGGTTCAACTTCCTGCTGAACCGTCCGGCGGAAGACAGCATTCAGACAGACAACCTGGCAATTGGTGATCCGCAGATGGTCACCCCAACGGATATACGCTACCGCGAAGAGCTGGTGCAACTGGAAAAGACCCGCAACATGGCCATGCTGCAGCAAAAAATGCAGCATGCGGCTTTCGTTCCCAAGGTCAATACTTTCCTCGATCTCGGCTCCCAGGGATTCAACTTTGCATTCAACAACAATACCCGGTACTACATCTGGGGACTTAACCTGCAATGGGACCTGTTTACCGGCGGGCAGCGCCGCTACCGTACACTGCAGGCTGCCGCAGATGTTTCTATGGCGCAAACAGCATACGACGAGCACATGCAGGCTATGATGCTGGAACTTACCCGTGCCGTTAACGACCATCACACGGCCCGGGCAGCATTTTCCAGCGCCCGGACACAGCTGCAGCTTTCCGAAAAGTACTACCGCGACCAGCTGAAGGTGTACAAAGAAGGACAGCTCCTGTACATCGAACTGCTGGATGCCCAGAACCAGCTGACCAATGCCCGCCTGCAACTGGCGCAGGCTTATGCGGCAGCACAGGTTTCCGCAGCGGAAGTTGAACGCGCCCAGGCCGGATACCCGTTAGCGAACACCCGATAA